The DNA sequence GACTGCGCAGCCTGGCTCCTGTTCATGTTGACAATCGTTAAATCGGCATGTCTCTGCGATTGTCTCAATATCATCGAACGCTCCGCGGAACCCTTCGTCTGCTTCCCACAGCTGCAGCTCTCGCATTCCTGGCGTGTCAATCATCAAGCCTCCGCTCGGCAAGAGGAACAACTCCCGGTGCGTCGTCGTATGTCGCCCACGATCGTCACCTTCACGGACTTCGCTCACTCGCTGCATATCCATGCCACTCAGCTTATTGATCAAGGTGGATTTGCCGACCCCTGAGGAGCCCATCAACGCAATCGTCTTGCCTTCTCCCAGATAGGGTGCCAGCTCCTCCAATCCTTCGCCGCGCTCGGAACTGACGACGTGAACAGGTACTCCGATCGCTACGGATTCCACTTCACGCAGCCTGGCTTCCAGATCGTCGCATAAGTCGGCTTTGCTCAGCACGATGACAGGCGCTGCGCCGCTCTCCCATGCGAGAATCAGATAGCGCTCCATTCTGCGAATATTGAAGTCGTTATTCAGCGCGTTTACCAAAAAGACGGTATCTACGTTGGCTGCCACGATCTGCTCTTCCACCGTGCCACCCGCTACCTTGCGGGAAAACTTGCTTTTGCGTGGCAAGAGAGCATGAATCGTCGCTTTCTTTTCCTCAGCACGCGGACTGATTACGACCCAGTCCCCGACGGCCGGATAATCTTCACGACCTGTGGCTTCGTATCTCAGCTTTCCTGTTACCTCACCCAAAAGCTCACCATGCTCGCTCAATAGGCGGTAGATGCGTTTATGTTCCAGTGTGATGCGTCCTACACTGTAGCCTTGTTCGGCAAAAGGGGCAAAATGATTGGCAAACGTATCATTCCAGCCCAAAGTTTGTAAGGTTTGTTGTACTTGTTGATTCACGAACGGATTCCCCCTGCAAATGGTTATAATTCATGGCTATATGTGCCAAAACCAGTCACAGTCGAATCCTCAAATCATGAACGGTATTAGTGTTCGCTAGAAAGGAGGATTCCTGTGACCCCGATTGCTACAATCTCTACAAATTTTGCGTTTGTCATATAACATCTCTCCTTTTCAAACCGTTCCATCCAGTTTGATCATTATTTCCCAGTTATTGTACCACAAAATGCTGTAGATGCAACAGAGTCAGTCTCCCCCGCCTCCACCGCCATCGCTACCTCCGCCACTGTCGGAGCCACCATCGCTATGGCTGTGTCCGTGGCCCCAGCCATCGGAATCATCACGGCGCGGATCGCTATCCACGTAATACGGCGCACCGCTGTCAGAAGACGAGTGAGAACGTCCGCGTCCACCCTTCTTTGCGCTCGTTGTCAATACCATCATCAAGATGATAAACATGAACACAATGACAATAAAAATTTCCACTTGCTCCACTCCCCTCTGCGCTCAGCCCTGAACGTCAGTTGTACAACCCCAGTATAGCATGTTTCCCTACCACTCATGGCATGGACTGTCATTTCAGGGGGAGTCTGGTGGAATCGCGTCCATTATCCTGCTGTCCTGCCATGCATCGGAGCTATCGCCAGTATATTCGCGATAGCAAAAACACGATACGCTTTTCGGGTGTAGCAGTAGGCCTTGATCCGCTGACCTGCGGAATCCAGCTCAAGGATCCGCACGATCCGCCTACTTGTCTCCCCGTTTTTACCCAGGTAGATCATTTCGATGATTTGCTGTCGCTCCCAATATCTGTTCAGTTCACGAATCATCAAGTTTCACCGCCATTTCATCTGTAGGATCATCTTATCATCCAGAACGTTTGTTCGCAAGTTTTGTTCGCATAAAATACGAACACACAAAAGAAGACACATGCCCCAAGGGAGCACATGTCTTCTTAGCTTATCTCATTTTTTTCTCATGGCCTTGCCGTACACGTAGACGATTGGAGACAGTAATACTGCCGCCACGATCAGGGATGCCCGGATGGACACGCGACTGCCAATCCATCCGACTACAGGACCTCCAGCCGTCTGCCCCAGCGCATTGGATTGACTCAGCATGGATAGGACGGTAGCCCGTACGTTGCTCGGGATGTTCAAGTTTAGCCACGTATCATACAGCGGACTGCTGATCGCCTCGATAACTCCGATCAGCAGCAAGGAGCTGAGCGCCCACCAGAAGTTCGGGGACAGTGCAAAGGACAATAACAGGACAATCCGCAAGCTCGTCAAGACGAACATCCCTACCATGACAGCCCGTTCGTTGTTGACATCCAGCCGCTTTTCCGTGAATTTTACGGCAAACAGGCCCAGAAAGGCAGTGAGCGCCGCGATCACCCCAAACCAGACAGCCATGGAAAAGGGAATGGACTTTGGAAAGCCCACATCCGTGATCAAATGCGCTTCCCGCAATCGGTCATACCCTTCTGAAGCTGCCCCACTAAATAGGGTAACGATCAGAATCAGGAGCAAGATCGGCTGCGAACGCACTACCTTCACGCCCGACAGCCACGTCGTCTTCATTTCTTTCCACTGCGA is a window from the Brevibacillus choshinensis genome containing:
- the rsgA gene encoding ribosome small subunit-dependent GTPase A; the encoded protein is MNQQVQQTLQTLGWNDTFANHFAPFAEQGYSVGRITLEHKRIYRLLSEHGELLGEVTGKLRYEATGREDYPAVGDWVVISPRAEEKKATIHALLPRKSKFSRKVAGGTVEEQIVAANVDTVFLVNALNNDFNIRRMERYLILAWESGAAPVIVLSKADLCDDLEARLREVESVAIGVPVHVVSSERGEGLEELAPYLGEGKTIALMGSSGVGKSTLINKLSGMDMQRVSEVREGDDRGRHTTTHRELFLLPSGGLMIDTPGMRELQLWEADEGFRGAFDDIETIAETCRFNDCQHEQEPGCAVREAIADGSLEKARFDSYLKLQRELAHLARKEDAKLQAAEKDKWKKINVQMRQRKPKR
- a CDS encoding WYL domain-containing protein; this encodes MIRELNRYWERQQIIEMIYLGKNGETSRRIVRILELDSAGQRIKAYCYTRKAYRVFAIANILAIAPMHGRTAG